A stretch of the Bacillus licheniformis DSM 13 = ATCC 14580 genome encodes the following:
- a CDS encoding phage tail sheath family protein: protein MNGGTFTPGKEKDRAGIYFNFKTTAEERVSIGDRGTVALPVVMSWGEPKTFVSISSIEDLNKKVGLNIDDPSLLLFREAKKNAQTVLLYRLNTGAPAKAQIGETLSVTAKYGGEKGNDISIRISENVLDSKKFDVTTFVGTDEADRQTVKTAEELTANAYVAFQGEGALELTAGTKLSGGENGTASVADYTAFLDAAETEYFNTIALPVADNEQLKATFAAFIKRLRDKQGQKVQGVVADYAGDYEGIINVTGGVVLEDGTEITPEKATAWVAGASAGATFNQSLTFVEYEGAVDVLNRLDEDQVIERLKKGEFLFTFDARDQSVSVEKDINSLTSFTADKNKKFSKNKIIRVLDGVNNDLTRELKALIKARKASGSDIPASDDGLQYVKTLIIQYMTALQEAGGITGFDSESDIAITLNEDRDGFLIDLAVQPVDAAEKFYFNVEVK from the coding sequence ATGAACGGCGGAACATTTACACCAGGCAAAGAAAAAGATCGTGCCGGCATTTATTTTAATTTTAAAACGACAGCAGAGGAACGCGTTTCCATCGGGGATCGCGGTACAGTTGCCCTCCCTGTCGTCATGAGCTGGGGGGAGCCGAAAACATTCGTATCGATTTCCAGCATTGAAGACTTAAATAAAAAAGTAGGGTTGAACATCGATGATCCGTCTCTTCTGCTTTTCCGGGAAGCGAAGAAAAACGCACAGACCGTTTTGCTGTACCGTCTGAACACAGGAGCGCCGGCGAAAGCCCAAATCGGCGAAACGCTGAGCGTAACGGCAAAATACGGAGGCGAGAAAGGGAACGACATTTCGATCCGCATTTCCGAAAATGTGCTCGATTCTAAAAAGTTTGATGTCACCACCTTTGTCGGAACAGATGAAGCTGACCGACAAACCGTCAAAACGGCAGAAGAGCTTACCGCAAATGCGTACGTCGCGTTTCAAGGGGAAGGCGCGCTTGAACTGACAGCGGGCACAAAGCTGTCAGGCGGGGAGAACGGAACGGCAAGCGTTGCCGATTACACCGCATTTTTAGATGCTGCCGAAACGGAATACTTCAATACGATCGCACTCCCGGTCGCAGACAATGAACAGCTGAAAGCCACTTTTGCCGCTTTCATCAAACGCCTTCGCGACAAGCAGGGCCAGAAAGTCCAAGGCGTTGTCGCCGATTATGCCGGAGACTATGAAGGCATTATTAATGTAACGGGAGGCGTCGTGCTGGAAGACGGCACTGAAATCACTCCTGAAAAAGCGACGGCATGGGTTGCCGGAGCGAGCGCAGGCGCGACTTTTAACCAGTCGCTGACATTTGTCGAATACGAAGGTGCTGTTGATGTCCTGAACCGTCTGGATGAAGACCAGGTCATCGAACGTCTGAAAAAAGGCGAGTTTTTATTTACATTTGATGCACGCGATCAATCGGTCAGCGTTGAAAAAGACATCAACTCTTTAACGAGTTTCACTGCCGACAAGAACAAAAAATTCTCGAAAAACAAAATCATCCGCGTTCTCGACGGAGTCAACAATGACCTGACCCGCGAGTTAAAGGCTTTAATCAAAGCACGAAAAGCAAGCGGCAGCGACATCCCTGCATCAGACGATGGTTTGCAATACGTCAAAACGCTGATCATTCAGTATATGACGGCGCTTCAGGAAGCCGGCGGCATTACCGGCTTTGATTCTGAAAGCGATATTGCCATTACACTGAATGAAGACCGCGACGGGTTTTTAATCGATTTAGCCGTTCAGCCGGTTGATGCAGCAGAAAAATTCTACTTTAATGTGGAGGTAAAATAG
- a CDS encoding phage tail tube protein, whose amino-acid sequence MALKAQNTISGKEGRLFLDGQEMAHIKTFEANVEKNKAEVNIMGRRMTGHKTTGANGTGTATFYKVTSQFVTLMMNYVKKGDDPYFTLQAVLDDQSSGRGTERVTLYDVNFDSAKIAGLDVDSEALEEEVPFTFEDFDVPEKLKDTF is encoded by the coding sequence ATGGCATTAAAAGCGCAAAACACGATTTCCGGAAAAGAAGGCCGTCTTTTTCTCGACGGACAAGAGATGGCTCACATCAAAACATTTGAGGCCAATGTCGAAAAGAATAAAGCTGAAGTCAATATTATGGGCCGCCGCATGACCGGCCACAAGACAACAGGGGCAAACGGCACGGGAACGGCGACATTTTATAAAGTCACGTCTCAATTTGTCACGTTAATGATGAACTATGTGAAAAAAGGCGATGATCCGTATTTCACGCTCCAGGCCGTCCTTGACGACCAGTCATCAGGCCGCGGAACGGAGCGGGTCACGCTGTATGACGTGAATTTTGACTCGGCCAAAATCGCCGGTCTTGACGTCGACTCAGAGGCGCTCGAAGAAGAAGTGCCGTTCACATTTGAAGATTTCGACGTTCCTGAAAAACTGAAAGATACGTTTTAA
- a CDS encoding phage tail assembly chaperone: MSEKQEEKVYDLSFFMPGQTVEAEEIKVPISKRFVDKKGNVIPFVFKPITTERIDELEKENTTYKNIKGRGRVKDLDTQRFYARIAIESTIYPDFRSKELREAYKTADPVEVAKRVLSVGGEYANWLNKAIEINGFEDDLEDLEEEAKN, encoded by the coding sequence ATGAGCGAAAAACAAGAAGAAAAAGTATATGATTTATCCTTTTTTATGCCGGGACAAACCGTTGAAGCCGAAGAAATCAAAGTGCCGATCTCAAAGCGGTTCGTCGATAAAAAGGGCAATGTCATTCCGTTTGTGTTTAAGCCGATTACAACCGAGCGCATTGACGAGCTTGAAAAAGAAAATACGACTTATAAAAACATTAAAGGCAGAGGCCGTGTCAAGGATCTAGACACCCAGCGCTTTTACGCCAGAATCGCCATTGAATCGACGATCTACCCTGACTTCCGTTCAAAGGAATTAAGAGAAGCCTATAAAACGGCCGACCCGGTCGAAGTGGCCAAACGCGTTCTCTCCGTCGGTGGGGAATATGCGAACTGGCTCAACAAAGCGATTGAAATCAACGGCTTTGAAGACGATCTTGAAGATCTGGAAGAAGAAGCAAAAAACTAA
- a CDS encoding transglycosylase SLT domain-containing protein, which produces MAKLTARFELEDRVSKKLRRIQKGFAILEKRAERLNRQIKINIKTEDQAFFRLKKLNNYLMRKFIHSVNIGVNINDQASAQLIEIQRRLKRIPPETTVKLTLADNVSQKLTKIKRMLSKREYFLSISAEDRVTLTVKKIIGYLKNNLKKGYSVQLYVLDKVTKTASRIASLLKKLEKTYIVTIDLNDKATNKIKNKKVSGETSEVKHDKKGSFFEQGKDLLGEWWKKSGWPWIKDTGKEIGKAFVDRFKDRLMEKLNNDIFDKVIDKILGPQSTKGSQSKSSGPGHGQCCCCLYPQKDPPNSAGNRQNVSVSGSSEEHKGWNLKSLSRGILPAAKILFYLKSLRPNKEPGKLAKLLEPLKPMIEKLKPLGKKLSPLGKLLPLTDLIGINKDNAGEKIGSVGGRMLGTFGGEAAGMAIGGLVGGPPGAMIGGVVGGFAGGMGGEKAGGSLGKMFDTSQLKEDLMNTLFNGDWWSEQWDSLSQTATNTFLNGDWWGEKWGSLKETATNTFLNGNWWAEQAGYLYGTLEAAFLGPLSNVWGTIAGTISETIFNGDWWSEKWNNAVTWAQNTWDGAVSVWESITGTIKDTVFNGDWWSEKWNNAVTWAQNTWDGAVSVWESITGTIKDTVFNGDWWGEQWDNAVTWAQNAWDGAVSVWESITGTIKDTVFNGDWWSNQWNSALERGKSIFEGAKSWVGEKVEYFQKGRERAHKDHGFEGYATGGYITKPTISWIGEAGNEFVIPTENNRGRGKMLLAQAATKLGMRVVDDMGAAAGDGGASSPVSSTASYSASVSPAVGVGSIAAEAQAFGREFTGGFDKGIGSNAPSLDQWKQKNISKPFSSLPAESSNYGKQTVAGFASGQNASATGTGGFLQAKVNAPYQTTVKTSSSWGANTVKNFATGQNATPTGTSQYVDKNINKPFLDSKQSAAGWGSGMVGHFISGMNGKGSEVSQAAKNLAKKVEKAFREELDIHSPSRVMMSLGRFASVGIVKGLSSVDVKSFAEKQAGSLAAAFSGIGAVGGNVKSWLMQAIMATGSPVSWLQPLSVIAQKESGGNPRAYNGWDINAKRGDPSRGLMQTIGQTFNAYKGKGMNDIFNPVHNAVAAINYIKSRYGSPFNTPGIKSMARGGAYKGYANGGLITSEQIARVGEGGKREWIIPEERGIRGRYLLQRAAGALGMEVQDPAEGSGSISSAQAAAATTGGTRSRQPAENGAKEVNIYITGDNHYHSERDQETLIAKIKRALVDELERDIHIGTKGSVAYD; this is translated from the coding sequence ATGGCAAAACTGACGGCACGTTTTGAACTTGAAGACCGGGTGTCTAAGAAGCTGCGGAGGATTCAGAAGGGTTTTGCGATTTTAGAAAAGAGAGCAGAACGATTGAACCGGCAAATCAAAATTAACATTAAAACGGAAGATCAAGCTTTTTTTCGGCTTAAAAAACTGAACAATTACCTGATGAGAAAGTTCATTCACTCCGTAAATATTGGAGTGAATATAAATGACCAGGCATCCGCTCAACTAATAGAAATACAAAGAAGATTAAAAAGAATTCCGCCAGAAACAACCGTTAAGTTAACTTTAGCAGACAATGTCTCGCAAAAGTTAACTAAAATTAAAAGGATGCTCTCTAAGCGTGAATATTTCTTATCAATCTCTGCTGAAGACCGTGTAACATTAACTGTTAAAAAAATAATCGGCTATCTTAAAAACAATTTGAAAAAAGGTTATTCAGTTCAGTTATATGTACTTGATAAAGTAACGAAAACAGCAAGCAGAATTGCCTCGCTCCTAAAAAAACTAGAGAAAACGTACATTGTCACAATTGATTTAAACGACAAGGCGACCAACAAAATCAAAAACAAAAAAGTTTCAGGAGAAACATCAGAAGTCAAACACGATAAAAAGGGATCTTTCTTTGAACAAGGAAAAGACTTGTTAGGCGAATGGTGGAAAAAGTCAGGATGGCCTTGGATAAAGGATACTGGGAAGGAAATTGGCAAAGCATTTGTAGATCGATTTAAAGATAGACTGATGGAAAAATTGAACAATGATATTTTTGACAAAGTCATTGATAAAATCTTAGGGCCTCAGTCAACAAAAGGTTCTCAGTCAAAATCAAGCGGACCAGGCCATGGACAATGCTGCTGCTGTTTATATCCGCAGAAAGATCCTCCGAATTCAGCCGGAAATAGGCAAAATGTCTCTGTTTCAGGTTCAAGTGAAGAGCATAAAGGCTGGAATCTAAAAAGCTTATCAAGGGGAATTCTTCCAGCCGCAAAGATACTCTTCTATTTAAAAAGTTTAAGGCCCAACAAAGAGCCCGGTAAACTTGCAAAATTATTAGAGCCCTTAAAACCAATGATTGAAAAATTAAAGCCGCTAGGTAAAAAACTAAGTCCGCTAGGCAAACTTTTGCCGCTTACAGATCTAATCGGCATCAACAAAGATAACGCAGGCGAAAAAATTGGTTCTGTAGGCGGCCGTATGTTAGGAACTTTTGGTGGAGAAGCTGCCGGAATGGCGATCGGAGGATTGGTTGGAGGACCTCCGGGTGCAATGATTGGAGGAGTAGTGGGCGGCTTTGCAGGCGGGATGGGCGGTGAAAAGGCAGGCGGTTCCCTCGGTAAAATGTTTGACACTTCCCAATTGAAGGAAGATCTCATGAACACGCTGTTTAATGGAGACTGGTGGAGCGAACAGTGGGATTCCCTTAGTCAAACCGCTACAAATACATTTTTAAATGGAGACTGGTGGGGAGAAAAATGGGGATCTCTTAAAGAAACAGCCACAAATACGTTTTTAAACGGAAACTGGTGGGCTGAACAAGCCGGCTATCTTTATGGTACTTTGGAAGCTGCATTTTTAGGGCCGTTAAGTAATGTTTGGGGAACCATTGCAGGAACGATCAGCGAGACGATTTTTAACGGAGACTGGTGGAGCGAAAAATGGAACAATGCAGTAACATGGGCGCAGAATACGTGGGACGGAGCTGTCTCTGTTTGGGAATCCATTACAGGAACCATTAAAGACACCGTTTTTAATGGAGACTGGTGGAGCGAAAAATGGAACAATGCAGTAACATGGGCGCAGAATACGTGGGACGGAGCCGTCTCTGTTTGGGAATCCATTACAGGAACCATTAAAGACACCGTTTTTAATGGAGACTGGTGGGGTGAACAATGGGACAACGCAGTGACATGGGCGCAGAATGCGTGGGACGGAGCCGTCTCTGTTTGGGAATCCATTACAGGAACCATTAAAGACACTGTTTTCAATGGAGACTGGTGGTCTAACCAATGGAATAGCGCTTTGGAAAGGGGCAAGAGTATTTTCGAAGGCGCGAAAAGCTGGGTCGGAGAAAAAGTTGAATATTTTCAGAAAGGTCGGGAAAGAGCCCATAAGGATCATGGATTTGAAGGCTATGCCACAGGCGGCTACATCACAAAACCGACCATCTCCTGGATCGGTGAAGCCGGAAATGAATTCGTCATCCCTACGGAAAACAACCGGGGACGCGGGAAGATGCTGCTTGCCCAGGCCGCTACCAAGCTCGGCATGCGCGTTGTTGACGACATGGGGGCCGCGGCGGGAGACGGGGGAGCTTCTTCTCCGGTTTCAAGCACCGCTTCGTATTCGGCTTCTGTGTCGCCTGCTGTCGGTGTCGGGAGTATAGCAGCAGAGGCGCAGGCTTTCGGCCGGGAATTCACCGGCGGTTTTGACAAGGGGATCGGCTCAAACGCTCCTTCCCTTGATCAATGGAAGCAAAAAAACATCAGCAAGCCGTTTAGCAGCCTGCCGGCAGAATCGTCTAACTACGGAAAACAGACGGTTGCCGGGTTCGCTTCCGGGCAAAATGCTTCCGCGACCGGAACCGGCGGTTTTCTTCAAGCAAAAGTAAATGCGCCTTATCAAACAACGGTGAAAACGTCCTCTTCCTGGGGTGCAAATACAGTCAAAAACTTTGCAACCGGGCAAAATGCAACACCGACCGGGACGTCGCAGTATGTTGATAAAAATATCAACAAGCCGTTCCTTGATTCGAAACAGTCGGCTGCAGGCTGGGGGTCAGGAATGGTCGGACACTTTATCAGCGGCATGAATGGAAAAGGCAGCGAAGTTTCTCAAGCTGCAAAAAACTTGGCGAAAAAAGTTGAAAAAGCGTTCCGCGAAGAACTAGATATTCATTCTCCGTCCCGGGTTATGATGAGTCTCGGGCGTTTCGCGTCGGTCGGGATTGTCAAAGGTTTAAGCTCTGTCGATGTCAAAAGTTTTGCGGAAAAACAAGCAGGCTCACTGGCAGCTGCGTTTTCCGGAATCGGAGCCGTCGGCGGAAATGTAAAGTCGTGGCTGATGCAGGCGATCATGGCTACCGGTTCGCCGGTGTCGTGGCTTCAGCCGCTTTCTGTTATTGCTCAAAAGGAATCCGGCGGAAATCCGCGCGCCTATAACGGCTGGGACATTAACGCCAAGCGGGGGGACCCGAGCAGAGGCTTGATGCAGACGATCGGCCAAACGTTTAATGCTTACAAAGGAAAAGGAATGAATGATATTTTCAATCCTGTTCACAACGCGGTAGCGGCCATCAACTACATCAAATCGCGATACGGGTCGCCATTTAACACTCCGGGGATTAAAAGCATGGCAAGAGGCGGAGCTTATAAAGGCTATGCCAACGGCGGCCTGATTACGAGCGAGCAGATCGCCCGCGTGGGTGAAGGCGGCAAACGCGAATGGATCATTCCCGAAGAACGCGGCATCCGCGGCAGATATCTGCTTCAGCGGGCTGCAGGCGCGCTCGGGATGGAAGTGCAAGACCCCGCTGAAGGGTCCGGTTCCATATCAAGTGCTCAGGCGGCTGCAGCCACCACGGGCGGGACCCGATCCCGGCAGCCTGCTGAAAATGGCGCCAAAGAAGTCAACATCTATATTACCGGGGACAATCATTACCACAGTGAGCGCGACCAGGAAACATTGATTGCGAAAATCAAGCGCGCTCTTGTCGATGAGCTTGAACGGGATATTCATATTGGGACGAAAGGAAGCGTAGCTTATGACTAA
- a CDS encoding LysM peptidoglycan-binding domain-containing protein, with protein MTKSVYEFWLTQGKEKLRLPVLPEQLDVSNNLANESVKVSKFGEVTFINEPGAKTISFSSHFPKKYSPLSEYKGFLSPENAILKIEKWMKAKKPVQFLVTGTKINFTCSIENFSHREGEKDIGDRDFDLTLKEYQTASPRKIKQKKKTKKKRPSKLAPKMYTVKKGDTLWHIAGRFYGNSQEWRKIWNANKQAMIKRSKRNIKQPGHWIFPGQKLKIP; from the coding sequence ATGACTAAATCCGTGTACGAATTTTGGCTGACGCAAGGAAAGGAAAAGCTGCGCCTCCCTGTGCTTCCAGAGCAGCTTGACGTCAGCAATAATCTTGCGAACGAATCTGTAAAGGTGTCAAAGTTCGGCGAGGTGACGTTTATCAATGAACCGGGAGCGAAGACGATTTCATTTTCGTCTCATTTTCCGAAAAAGTATTCTCCGCTCTCGGAATACAAAGGGTTTCTTTCGCCGGAGAACGCGATTCTTAAAATCGAGAAATGGATGAAAGCAAAAAAACCGGTTCAATTTCTCGTGACGGGAACGAAGATCAATTTCACATGCAGCATTGAAAACTTTTCGCATCGCGAGGGTGAAAAGGATATCGGCGACCGGGATTTTGATCTCACATTGAAAGAGTACCAAACAGCATCACCCCGGAAGATTAAACAAAAAAAGAAAACGAAGAAAAAACGGCCGTCCAAACTGGCTCCAAAAATGTACACCGTCAAAAAAGGCGATACGCTCTGGCACATCGCAGGCCGTTTTTACGGAAACAGCCAGGAATGGCGGAAAATTTGGAATGCGAACAAGCAGGCGATGATCAAACGAAGCAAGCGAAACATCAAACAGCCGGGACATTGGATTTTTCCGGGGCAAAAGCTGAAAATACCATAA